One segment of Streptomyces bathyalis DNA contains the following:
- a CDS encoding TetR family transcriptional regulator: protein METKQPTEQRSSADRRRKELLEAADRVVLRDGPGASMNAIAAEAGITKPILYRHFGDKEGLYRALAVRHTDALIGALRAALDAPAERRKRVEATLDTYLAAIETRPQVYRFLMHPSEGASGGDRGFEAGQHSAPLLRRLGDELGKVIEERLDLGPGGQETARIWGHGVVGMAYAAGDWWLRERPCSRAELVRQLADLLWGRLAMADDHPGAPGSL, encoded by the coding sequence ATGGAGACCAAGCAGCCGACGGAGCAGCGAAGCTCCGCCGATCGCCGCCGCAAGGAGCTGCTCGAGGCCGCCGACCGCGTCGTCCTTCGCGACGGTCCCGGTGCCTCGATGAACGCCATTGCCGCCGAGGCGGGCATCACCAAGCCCATTCTCTACCGGCACTTCGGTGACAAGGAAGGCCTCTACCGCGCGCTGGCCGTCCGGCACACGGACGCCCTGATCGGCGCGCTCAGAGCCGCGCTGGACGCCCCTGCAGAGCGGCGAAAACGCGTCGAGGCCACGCTGGACACCTACCTCGCCGCGATCGAGACCCGCCCGCAGGTCTACCGCTTCCTCATGCACCCCTCCGAAGGCGCCTCGGGCGGCGACCGCGGTTTCGAGGCCGGACAGCACTCCGCTCCCCTGCTGCGCCGCCTGGGCGACGAACTGGGCAAGGTCATCGAGGAACGCCTCGACCTGGGCCCCGGCGGCCAGGAGACGGCACGCATCTGGGGACACGGCGTCGTCGGGATGGCATACGCGGCGGGTGACTGGTGGCTGCGTGAACGTCCCTGCTCCCGCGCCGAGTTGGTCAGGCAGCTCGCCGACCTGCTGTGGGGTCGGCTGGCGATGGCCGACGACCATCCCGGAGCCCCCGGCAGTCTCTGA
- a CDS encoding acyl-CoA dehydrogenase family protein, with protein sequence MGDTAFALDLNDDQKEIREWIHGFAADVIRPAAAEWDEREETPWPVIQEAAKIGLYSLDFYAQQFFDPTGLGIAMTMEELFWGDAGIALSIVGTGLAAIGVMANGTEEQIGTWVPQMYGDAGDVKVAAFCSSEPDAGSDVSAMRTRAVYDEAKDEWVLNGTKTWATNGGIANVHVVVAVVDPELGSKGHASFIVPPGTPGLSQGQKFKKHGIRASHTAEVVLEDVRLPGSCLLGGKEKLDERLARARERAKKGGERVKNAAMATFEASRPSVGAQAVGIARAAYEVALDYAKERVQFGRPIIDNQGVAFQLADMRTRIDAARLLVWRASWMAAAGKPFDSAEGSMSKLYAGETAKTVTAQAMQILGGNGYTREYPVERMHRDAAIYTIFEGTSEIQRLVIARTLSGVPIR encoded by the coding sequence ATGGGCGACACCGCATTCGCGCTCGATCTCAATGACGATCAGAAGGAGATCCGTGAATGGATCCACGGTTTCGCCGCCGATGTGATCCGCCCTGCCGCCGCGGAATGGGACGAGCGCGAAGAGACTCCCTGGCCCGTCATCCAGGAAGCCGCGAAGATCGGTCTGTACTCACTCGATTTCTACGCGCAGCAGTTCTTCGATCCGACCGGCCTCGGCATCGCGATGACGATGGAGGAGCTGTTCTGGGGGGACGCGGGAATCGCCCTGTCCATCGTGGGCACCGGTCTGGCAGCCATCGGCGTGATGGCCAACGGCACCGAGGAGCAGATCGGCACCTGGGTCCCGCAGATGTACGGCGACGCCGGTGACGTGAAGGTCGCTGCGTTCTGCTCCTCCGAACCCGACGCAGGCTCCGACGTGTCGGCCATGCGCACCCGCGCCGTCTACGACGAGGCCAAGGACGAGTGGGTGCTCAACGGCACCAAGACCTGGGCCACCAACGGCGGCATCGCCAACGTCCACGTCGTCGTCGCCGTCGTCGACCCTGAACTGGGCAGCAAGGGCCACGCCTCCTTCATCGTCCCGCCCGGCACGCCCGGCCTCTCCCAGGGCCAGAAGTTCAAGAAGCACGGCATCCGCGCCTCCCACACCGCCGAGGTCGTCCTCGAGGACGTACGCCTCCCCGGCAGCTGCCTGCTGGGCGGGAAGGAGAAGCTGGACGAGCGCCTCGCCCGGGCGCGCGAGCGCGCCAAGAAGGGCGGCGAGCGCGTGAAGAACGCGGCCATGGCGACCTTCGAAGCGTCCCGGCCGTCGGTTGGTGCGCAGGCCGTGGGCATCGCCCGCGCCGCGTACGAGGTCGCGCTCGACTACGCGAAGGAACGCGTCCAGTTCGGGCGCCCCATCATCGACAACCAGGGCGTCGCCTTCCAGCTGGCCGACATGCGCACCCGCATCGACGCTGCCCGCCTGCTGGTGTGGCGCGCCTCGTGGATGGCGGCGGCGGGCAAGCCGTTCGACTCCGCCGAGGGCTCCATGTCGAAGCTCTACGCCGGCGAGACGGCGAAGACGGTCACCGCCCAGGCCATGCAGATCCTCGGCGGCAACGGTTACACACGCGAATACCCCGTCGAGCGGATGCACAGGGACGCGGCCATCTACACCATCTTCGAGGGCACCAGCGAGATCCAGCGCCTGGTCATCGCCCGTACGCTCTCGGGCGTTCCCATCCGCTGA
- a CDS encoding DUF427 domain-containing protein — protein MTLTLGGGPLASRSPQTVNYTIDGPAHRLLWQHFPRRVRALLGSSTLLDSTDAKLLHESNLLPQLYVPFADLREEVLEESSHSTHCPFKGDARYWSVRVGDRFVENAVWSYPEPLDGAEWLKGHAAVYWSAMDAWFDEDEEVSGHVRDPYHRIDVRPTSRHVVVRAGGTDVAESRRAFLLSETGLPNRFYLPQQDVRAELLSPSATHTHCPYKGQASYRTLRTADGVIEDAAWCYEQPLDEATRIAGYLCFLADGVETVVDGTPLS, from the coding sequence ATGACCCTCACGCTCGGCGGCGGACCGCTCGCATCGCGGTCCCCGCAGACCGTCAACTACACGATCGACGGCCCTGCACACCGGCTGCTGTGGCAGCACTTCCCGCGCCGAGTACGTGCGCTGCTGGGCAGCAGCACGCTGCTGGACTCCACCGACGCCAAGCTCCTGCACGAGAGCAACCTGCTGCCGCAGCTCTACGTCCCCTTCGCCGATCTGCGCGAGGAGGTGCTGGAGGAGAGCTCCCACAGCACCCACTGCCCCTTCAAGGGGGACGCCCGCTACTGGAGCGTGCGCGTGGGGGACCGCTTCGTCGAGAACGCCGTGTGGAGCTACCCCGAGCCGCTGGACGGCGCGGAGTGGCTGAAGGGCCACGCGGCCGTGTACTGGTCGGCCATGGACGCCTGGTTCGACGAGGACGAGGAGGTCAGCGGCCATGTGCGCGACCCGTACCACCGCATCGACGTACGTCCCACCAGCCGCCACGTCGTGGTCAGGGCCGGCGGCACCGACGTCGCCGAGAGCCGCCGCGCGTTCCTGCTCTCCGAGACGGGTTTGCCCAACCGCTTCTACCTGCCGCAGCAGGACGTGCGCGCGGAGCTGCTCAGCCCGAGTGCCACCCACACGCACTGTCCCTACAAGGGCCAGGCCTCCTACCGGACGCTCCGCACCGCCGACGGCGTCATCGAGGACGCGGCCTGGTGCTACGAGCAGCCCTTGGACGAGGCCACGCGCATCGCGGGGTATTTGTGCTTCCTCGCGGACGGCGTCGAGACCGTCGTGGACGGCACGCCCCTGAGCTAA
- a CDS encoding pyridoxamine 5'-phosphate oxidase family protein gives MGKIYERIDERLRAFIEEQHIFFTATAPLAADGHVNVSPKGLAGSFAVLDDVTVGYLDLGGSGAETIAHLRENGRVTLMWCAFDGPPRIVRIHGTGVPVFRDDPRWQELLPHFDVSMQSRTDLRAVITVRAERISDTCGFAVPFMDHKGDRQLHTQRFARETDESFSRYCEKKEHVGVSLDGLPALPLPLPRRIR, from the coding sequence ATGGGGAAGATCTACGAACGCATCGACGAGCGGCTCCGTGCCTTCATCGAGGAGCAGCACATCTTCTTCACCGCGACCGCCCCGCTGGCGGCCGACGGGCATGTCAACGTCTCGCCGAAGGGGCTCGCCGGGTCGTTCGCCGTCCTTGACGACGTCACCGTCGGATATCTGGATCTCGGCGGCAGCGGAGCCGAGACCATCGCCCATCTGCGTGAGAACGGCCGCGTCACCCTGATGTGGTGCGCCTTCGACGGGCCGCCCCGCATCGTGCGCATCCACGGCACCGGCGTGCCCGTCTTCCGCGACGACCCGCGCTGGCAGGAACTGCTCCCGCACTTCGACGTCAGCATGCAGAGCCGCACGGACCTGCGTGCCGTCATCACCGTGCGCGCGGAGCGCATCAGCGACACATGCGGTTTCGCGGTGCCGTTCATGGATCACAAAGGAGACCGGCAGCTGCACACGCAGCGCTTCGCGCGCGAGACCGACGAGTCCTTCTCCAGATACTGCGAGAAGAAGGAGCACGTCGGTGTCAGCCTCGACGGTCTGCCCGCCCTGCCCCTGCCTCTTCCCAGACGCATCCGCTGA
- the gndA gene encoding NADP-dependent phosphogluconate dehydrogenase encodes MSSSAHIGVTGLAVMGRNLARNFARNGYTVALHNRTVSRTRDLVRDFSDEGSFIAAETAEEFVAALERPRRLVIMVKAGAPTDAVIDEFAALLEPGDVIIDGGNAHYADTRRREKAMRERGLHFVGTGISGGEEGALHGPSIMPGGSAEAYDSLRPMLESIAAKAPDGTPCTTHVGPDGAGHFVKMVHNGIEYADMQLIGEAYHLLRDVAGYSPDRIAETFREWNTGRLDSYLIEITAEVLSHSDGATGQPFVDVVADEAEQKGTGRWTVQTALDLGVPVSGIAEAVFARSLSGHADLRSASSHLAGPAAAALSPDDAERFAGQVEQALYASKITSYAQGWNMISSGSQEYGWEIDPGAVAAIWRAGCIIRAVFLDRIRAAFAGRPDLPTLLADEHFSKEIGDAQGDWRTVVATAVQHGIPVPGFSAALASYDSLRSARLPASLTQGQRDFFGAHTYRRTDRDGSFHTLWGGDRSELSAD; translated from the coding sequence ATGAGCAGCAGTGCACACATCGGCGTCACCGGCCTCGCCGTCATGGGCCGCAACCTCGCCCGGAACTTCGCCCGCAACGGATACACCGTGGCCCTGCACAACAGGACCGTCTCCAGGACGCGTGACCTCGTGCGCGACTTCTCCGACGAGGGAAGCTTCATCGCCGCGGAGACCGCGGAGGAGTTCGTCGCCGCCCTGGAGCGGCCGCGGAGGCTGGTGATCATGGTGAAGGCGGGAGCCCCGACCGACGCCGTGATCGACGAGTTCGCCGCGCTGCTCGAACCCGGCGACGTCATCATCGACGGCGGCAACGCCCACTACGCCGATACGCGGCGTCGCGAGAAGGCGATGCGCGAACGCGGACTCCACTTCGTCGGTACGGGCATCTCGGGCGGCGAGGAAGGCGCCCTGCACGGGCCGAGCATCATGCCCGGCGGCTCCGCCGAGGCCTACGACTCGCTCCGCCCGATGCTGGAGAGCATCGCCGCCAAGGCTCCCGACGGCACGCCCTGCACCACCCACGTGGGCCCGGACGGTGCGGGCCACTTCGTGAAGATGGTGCACAACGGCATCGAGTACGCCGACATGCAGCTGATCGGCGAGGCTTACCACCTGCTGCGCGACGTCGCCGGATACAGCCCCGACCGCATCGCCGAGACCTTCCGCGAGTGGAACACCGGCCGCCTGGACTCCTACCTCATCGAGATCACCGCGGAGGTCCTCTCGCACTCCGACGGCGCCACCGGGCAGCCCTTCGTCGACGTCGTCGCCGACGAGGCCGAGCAGAAGGGGACCGGCCGCTGGACCGTGCAGACCGCGCTCGATCTGGGAGTGCCCGTCTCCGGCATCGCCGAGGCCGTCTTCGCCCGCTCCCTCTCCGGCCATGCCGACCTGCGCTCGGCCAGCTCCCATCTGGCGGGTCCCGCTGCCGCTGCGCTCTCCCCGGACGACGCCGAGCGGTTCGCGGGGCAGGTCGAACAGGCCCTGTACGCCTCGAAGATCACGTCGTACGCACAGGGCTGGAACATGATCAGCAGCGGCAGCCAGGAGTACGGCTGGGAGATCGACCCGGGTGCCGTCGCCGCCATCTGGCGTGCGGGCTGCATCATCCGTGCCGTGTTCCTGGACCGCATCCGTGCCGCGTTCGCCGGCCGGCCCGATCTGCCGACGCTGCTGGCGGACGAGCACTTCTCCAAGGAGATCGGCGATGCGCAGGGCGACTGGCGCACGGTCGTGGCCACCGCGGTGCAGCACGGCATCCCCGTGCCCGGTTTCTCCGCCGCGCTCGCCTCGTACGACAGCCTGCGCAGTGCACGCCTGCCCGCCTCTCTCACCCAGGGGCAGCGCGACTTCTTCGGAGCGCACACCTACCGGCGCACCGACCGGGACGGGTCCTTCCACACGCTCTGGGGTGGGGACCGCAGCGAGTTGTCCGCGGACTGA
- a CDS encoding DUF6480 family protein: protein MDEKYPDPEDPRHTPGLEPGGQVPPGETPPGEDSTAGAGPDERHNPAKGWAKTPVIILALLVAVFFIYFLAWAIEL from the coding sequence ATGGACGAGAAGTACCCCGACCCCGAGGACCCTCGCCACACGCCCGGTCTGGAACCGGGCGGGCAGGTGCCGCCCGGGGAGACGCCTCCCGGCGAGGACAGCACGGCGGGCGCAGGTCCGGACGAGCGCCACAACCCGGCCAAGGGCTGGGCGAAGACGCCGGTGATCATCCTGGCGCTGCTCGTCGCCGTCTTCTTCATCTACTTCCTGGCCTGGGCGATCGAGCTCTGA
- a CDS encoding alpha-ketoglutarate-dependent dioxygenase AlkB family protein codes for MDALIPAPPSRPAPGAVHLPGWLGLQEQRDLVSACRAWAAGPVPLRHTKLPRGGVMSVQTVCLGWHWQPYRYTRTADDVNGLRVAGFPEWLARLGQRALADAYGDDAAAREYEPDTALINFYDGSARMGMHQDKDERSAAPVVSLSIGDTCVFRFGNTESRSRPYTDLHLSSGDLFVFGGPSRFAYHGVTKVFPGTGDPATGMASGRLNLTLRVTGLTD; via the coding sequence GTGGACGCACTCATCCCCGCTCCCCCGTCGCGCCCGGCGCCCGGGGCGGTGCACCTGCCCGGATGGCTCGGCCTCCAGGAGCAGCGCGACCTCGTCTCCGCCTGCCGGGCATGGGCGGCCGGCCCCGTGCCGCTGCGGCACACGAAACTCCCGCGCGGCGGCGTGATGTCGGTGCAGACGGTCTGCCTGGGATGGCACTGGCAGCCCTATCGCTACACGCGCACCGCCGACGACGTGAACGGGCTCCGCGTGGCCGGATTCCCCGAGTGGCTGGCCCGGCTCGGCCAGCGGGCGCTCGCCGACGCGTACGGGGACGACGCGGCCGCCCGCGAGTACGAGCCCGACACGGCCCTGATCAACTTCTACGACGGCAGCGCACGAATGGGCATGCACCAGGACAAGGACGAGAGGTCGGCGGCGCCGGTCGTCTCGCTGAGCATCGGCGACACCTGCGTCTTCCGCTTCGGGAACACCGAATCGCGGAGCAGGCCCTACACGGACCTGCATCTCTCCTCCGGCGACCTGTTCGTCTTCGGGGGCCCGTCCCGTTTCGCGTACCACGGCGTGACGAAGGTCTTCCCCGGCACGGGCGATCCGGCCACGGGGATGGCGTCCGGGAGGCTCAACCTCACGCTACGCGTGACAGGCCTGACGGACTGA
- a CDS encoding GlsB/YeaQ/YmgE family stress response membrane protein, with translation MEISGIISAIVIGTIIGVLGRLIVPGRQRVGIFLTIGVGIVAALIGSAIATYFGVGDTNGVDWIEWLIQLVLAALGVSALDRSKRRRR, from the coding sequence ATGGAGATCTCAGGCATCATCAGCGCCATCGTGATCGGGACCATCATCGGTGTGCTGGGGCGGCTCATCGTGCCCGGACGTCAGCGGGTCGGCATTTTCCTGACGATCGGGGTCGGCATCGTGGCCGCACTCATAGGCTCGGCCATCGCCACGTACTTCGGGGTGGGTGACACCAACGGAGTCGACTGGATCGAGTGGCTCATACAGCTGGTTCTGGCAGCACTCGGTGTATCGGCCCTGGACCGCTCGAAGCGCCGCCGCCGCTGA
- a CDS encoding phosphatidylinositol-specific phospholipase C domain-containing protein: protein MSRSRLAVAISTAALVTAATALAIPVTAQAGPEKAAAPTYGDTTSVGVHNAYEQDKYEYFADALDSGASLLELDVWTNVIGKGWRVSHSNPTGNDNNCENAASADELRTKERDQSLDGCLADMRAWHDAHPGHPPVLIKVEMKDGFYDKADRGPDELDSLLSEKLGDALFRPSDVTGSHANLDEAVGSTGWPDRDAMAGKFLFELIPGTVEEDNPADDLWTDEEYATHLKDLSAKGALGEAGAFPAVHGAEKGDPRTERYDEALRPWFVVFDGDAATFAGGGIDTAWYQKHGYLTIMTDAHKVDPEIDNTEPSEQEARDRVTQLAASHASITTSDWYPLPKVLSMVVPRG, encoded by the coding sequence ATGAGCAGATCCCGCCTAGCCGTCGCCATATCGACGGCCGCTCTGGTCACCGCTGCCACGGCGCTCGCCATTCCCGTCACCGCCCAGGCGGGCCCCGAGAAGGCCGCCGCCCCCACCTACGGCGACACCACGAGCGTCGGTGTGCACAACGCCTACGAGCAGGACAAGTACGAGTACTTCGCGGACGCGCTCGACTCGGGCGCCTCCCTCCTCGAACTCGACGTGTGGACCAACGTCATCGGCAAGGGCTGGCGCGTCTCCCACAGCAACCCGACCGGCAACGACAACAACTGCGAGAACGCGGCGTCGGCGGACGAACTGCGCACCAAGGAACGCGACCAGAGCCTCGACGGCTGCCTCGCAGACATGCGCGCCTGGCACGACGCGCACCCCGGCCACCCGCCCGTCCTCATCAAGGTCGAGATGAAGGACGGCTTCTACGACAAGGCGGACCGCGGCCCGGACGAACTCGACTCACTGCTCAGCGAGAAGCTGGGCGACGCGCTCTTTCGTCCTTCCGACGTCACCGGATCGCACGCCAACCTCGACGAGGCGGTGGGCAGCACGGGCTGGCCCGACCGGGACGCCATGGCGGGCAAGTTCCTCTTCGAACTCATCCCGGGCACCGTCGAGGAGGACAACCCAGCCGACGACCTGTGGACGGACGAGGAGTACGCCACCCACCTCAAGGATCTCTCCGCCAAGGGCGCACTGGGCGAGGCCGGCGCCTTCCCGGCGGTCCACGGTGCCGAGAAGGGCGATCCCCGGACCGAGCGCTACGACGAGGCCCTGCGGCCCTGGTTCGTCGTCTTCGACGGCGACGCCGCCACGTTCGCGGGGGGCGGGATCGACACCGCCTGGTATCAGAAGCACGGCTATCTCACGATCATGACCGACGCACACAAGGTCGACCCGGAGATCGACAACACCGAGCCGAGCGAGCAGGAGGCCCGGGACCGCGTCACTCAACTCGCCGCCTCGCACGCCAGCATCACGACCTCCGACTGGTACCCGCTGCCGAAGGTCCTCTCGATGGTGGTCCCGCGCGGCTGA
- a CDS encoding ATP-dependent DNA ligase: MLLADIARTSREITTVSSRKEKVALLAELFRAASPDEVPVVVTYLAGSLPQRRTGVGFRTLSERHVPSSEAHLTIADVDAALEEIAGVRGKGAQTERKRLLAALMSAATEEEQHFLFRLLTGELRQGALDAFAVEGLAEAVSVPAGQVRRAVMFGGSLGAVASALLAEGPSALEAFRLETGRPVQPMLAQSAKNVLEAVDKLGPCAVEEKLDGIRVQVHKDGTSVGIYTRTLDDITARLPELSEVVGGLAAQQAVLDGEVIALDEQGRPRPFQEVSQRVGSHVDVPTARVTLPVTPRFFDVLSVDGRDLVDLDAAQRHDALAQVVPESLRVRRMVVQDPQADEERRAAEEFAQRVLEEGHEGVMVKALDSAYSAGRRGASWLKVKPVFTLDLVVLAAEWGHGRRTGRLSNLHLGARWPDGSFAMLGKTFKGLTDDLLAWQTEHLRGIAEREHSWGVTVRPELVVEIAVDGLQRSTRYPAGVTLRFARVVRYRPDKPASEADTVDDVLALQR, translated from the coding sequence ATGCTGCTCGCCGACATCGCCCGGACCTCGAGGGAGATCACGACCGTCTCCTCGCGCAAGGAGAAGGTGGCGCTGCTGGCGGAGCTGTTCCGCGCGGCCTCGCCCGACGAAGTGCCGGTGGTCGTCACGTACTTGGCGGGCAGCCTGCCGCAGCGCCGGACGGGTGTTGGCTTCCGCACCCTCTCCGAGCGCCATGTGCCCTCGTCCGAGGCGCACTTGACGATCGCGGACGTGGACGCCGCGCTGGAGGAGATCGCCGGTGTGCGCGGCAAGGGCGCCCAGACCGAGCGGAAGCGGCTGCTGGCGGCGCTGATGTCCGCGGCGACCGAGGAGGAGCAGCACTTCCTCTTCCGGCTGCTCACGGGTGAGTTGCGGCAGGGAGCGCTCGACGCCTTCGCCGTGGAGGGCCTCGCGGAGGCGGTCTCGGTCCCTGCGGGTCAGGTGCGACGTGCGGTGATGTTCGGGGGCTCGCTCGGCGCGGTCGCGAGCGCTCTGCTGGCCGAAGGACCGTCGGCGCTGGAGGCGTTCCGTCTGGAGACGGGACGCCCCGTGCAGCCGATGCTGGCGCAGAGCGCGAAGAACGTGCTGGAGGCCGTCGACAAGCTCGGCCCGTGCGCGGTGGAGGAGAAGCTCGACGGAATCCGGGTGCAGGTGCACAAGGACGGCACCAGCGTGGGCATCTACACGCGCACCCTGGACGACATCACCGCCCGGCTCCCCGAACTCTCGGAAGTCGTGGGCGGGTTGGCCGCTCAGCAGGCGGTGCTGGACGGCGAGGTGATCGCCCTGGACGAGCAGGGCCGGCCCCGTCCGTTCCAGGAGGTCTCCCAGCGTGTGGGCTCGCACGTGGACGTGCCGACGGCGCGGGTGACGCTGCCGGTCACGCCGCGCTTCTTCGACGTGCTCTCCGTCGACGGACGCGACCTTGTGGACCTGGACGCGGCACAGCGCCACGACGCTCTCGCGCAGGTCGTACCGGAGTCCCTGCGGGTGCGGCGCATGGTGGTCCAGGATCCGCAGGCGGACGAAGAGCGCCGCGCGGCCGAGGAGTTCGCGCAGCGGGTCCTGGAGGAGGGGCATGAGGGCGTCATGGTCAAAGCGCTCGATTCCGCCTACAGCGCGGGACGCAGGGGTGCCTCGTGGCTGAAGGTGAAGCCCGTCTTCACCCTCGATCTGGTGGTGCTTGCCGCGGAGTGGGGCCACGGGCGCCGCACGGGACGGCTGTCGAACCTGCATCTGGGCGCGCGATGGCCGGACGGATCGTTCGCGATGCTCGGAAAGACCTTCAAGGGGCTCACGGACGACCTGCTGGCCTGGCAGACCGAGCACCTTCGCGGCATCGCGGAGCGCGAGCATTCCTGGGGCGTGACGGTGCGGCCGGAACTGGTGGTGGAGATCGCCGTCGACGGGCTGCAGCGCTCCACGCGGTATCCGGCCGGTGTGACGCTGCGCTTCGCCCGCGTGGTGCGCTACCGGCCCGACAAGCCGGCGTCGGAGGCCGACACGGTCGACGACGTCCTCGCGCTCCAGCGTTAG
- a CDS encoding DUF3140 domain-containing protein, whose protein sequence is MSDMKQQDQHDALFADFAKAVNLPAGQLERWLETERSRNVGRHKGQRESHGHAAGRRIVKLLRTPRADFTADDLVHMRKAIHHIDRQLKRRPRGDISETDWRFALMNWGHDPQR, encoded by the coding sequence ATGAGCGACATGAAGCAGCAGGACCAACACGACGCGCTCTTCGCCGACTTCGCGAAGGCCGTGAATCTGCCCGCGGGCCAGCTCGAACGGTGGCTGGAGACGGAGCGGTCGCGCAACGTGGGCCGCCACAAGGGGCAGCGCGAGAGTCACGGGCACGCGGCGGGACGTCGCATCGTGAAGCTTCTGCGGACCCCCAGGGCGGACTTCACCGCGGACGACCTCGTCCACATGCGCAAGGCGATCCACCACATAGACCGGCAGCTCAAGCGCCGCCCGCGGGGCGACATCAGCGAGACGGACTGGCGCTTCGCCCTCATGAACTGGGGGCACGACCCGCAGCGCTGA
- a CDS encoding polyprenyl synthetase family protein gives MQRRPSAHVREGNQDVRDVRTLGIDPDQDTAAVIEALLSRHIAVRREEAARSSDRFAEDVIDLLADVVLRGGRRTRPAFVWWGWRGAGGAPRGAGAEAVLKVATALELIQGCALIHDDLMDGSLLRRGAPAAHVAFANQHRAAGLRGNPDAFGVSAAILAGDLALVWADDLYETSGLDSRARRAVGPAWQAMRTETIAGQYLDLYGQGTGVDSPEESLRVAYLKSGLYTVERPLHLGAAMAGADPDLIAALRRAGRSAGVAFQLRDDLLGVFGGPARTGKPAGDDIRDGASTYLVAIALQRARAHGRHDAEQQLRAALGNRELHADELQRIRELLTGLGAVAAVEARIGRLTASALTALDQANLAPPADQRLSSLVRSVSAPPA, from the coding sequence ATGCAGCGCCGGCCGAGCGCCCATGTACGCGAGGGGAACCAGGACGTCCGGGACGTCCGCACGCTCGGCATCGACCCCGACCAGGACACGGCGGCCGTCATCGAGGCGCTGCTGTCCCGGCACATCGCGGTCCGCCGCGAGGAGGCCGCCCGCAGCAGCGACCGGTTCGCCGAGGACGTCATCGACCTGCTCGCCGACGTGGTCCTGCGCGGCGGCAGGCGCACCCGGCCCGCCTTCGTGTGGTGGGGATGGCGGGGCGCCGGGGGTGCGCCGCGCGGAGCCGGCGCCGAGGCCGTCCTCAAGGTCGCCACCGCCCTGGAGCTGATCCAGGGCTGCGCGCTCATCCACGACGACCTGATGGACGGGTCGTTGCTGCGCAGGGGCGCGCCCGCCGCGCACGTCGCCTTCGCCAACCAGCACCGGGCCGCGGGCCTGCGCGGCAACCCCGACGCGTTCGGCGTCTCCGCCGCCATCCTCGCGGGCGACCTCGCGCTGGTGTGGGCGGACGACCTGTACGAGACCTCCGGACTCGACAGCAGGGCGAGACGGGCGGTCGGACCCGCCTGGCAGGCCATGCGAACCGAGACGATCGCCGGACAGTACTTGGACCTGTACGGGCAGGGCACCGGCGTGGACTCGCCCGAGGAGTCACTGCGGGTGGCCTATCTCAAGAGCGGCCTCTACACGGTCGAGCGGCCACTCCACCTGGGCGCGGCCATGGCGGGCGCCGACCCCGACCTCATCGCCGCCCTCCGCCGGGCCGGCCGCAGCGCCGGCGTGGCCTTCCAGCTCCGCGACGATCTCCTCGGCGTCTTCGGTGGGCCCGCCCGCACGGGCAAACCCGCGGGCGACGACATCAGGGACGGCGCCTCCACTTATCTGGTGGCCATCGCGCTGCAGCGGGCCCGCGCACACGGCAGGCACGACGCCGAGCAGCAGCTGCGTGCCGCGCTCGGGAACCGGGAACTGCACGCGGACGAACTCCAGCGGATCCGGGAACTGCTCACCGGCCTGGGCGCCGTCGCCGCCGTCGAGGCCCGCATCGGCCGCCTCACCGCGTCCGCGCTCACCGCCCTGGACCAGGCGAACCTCGCGCCGCCGGCGGACCAGCGGCTCAGCTCGCTCGTACGGAGCGTCTCGGCGCCGCCCGCCTGA
- a CDS encoding Dps family protein, which produces MSQQEGGDVIRLLTMRLHALNDLALTLKHIHWNVVGPHFIAVHEMLDPQVDSVRKMTDTTAERISTLGGSPHGTPGALVAERQWEDYAIGRAEAIEHLGALDLVYTGVIEDHREAVRATEETDLITQDMLIEQLRDLELFQWFVRAHLESAGGVLSTSSARSERDAASKAGKQARKQP; this is translated from the coding sequence ATGTCCCAGCAGGAGGGCGGCGACGTCATCCGGCTGCTGACCATGCGTCTGCACGCTCTCAACGACCTCGCCCTGACGCTCAAGCACATCCACTGGAACGTCGTCGGCCCGCACTTCATCGCGGTGCACGAAATGCTGGATCCCCAGGTCGACTCCGTACGTAAGATGACCGACACGACGGCGGAGCGCATCTCCACCCTCGGCGGCTCGCCGCACGGCACCCCGGGTGCTCTCGTGGCCGAGCGGCAGTGGGAGGACTACGCCATCGGCCGTGCCGAAGCCATCGAACACCTCGGCGCTCTGGACCTCGTCTACACGGGGGTCATCGAGGACCACCGGGAGGCGGTGCGTGCCACCGAAGAGACCGACCTGATCACGCAGGACATGCTCATCGAGCAGCTGCGCGACCTCGAACTCTTCCAGTGGTTCGTCCGCGCGCACCTGGAGAGCGCTGGCGGTGTGCTGAGCACATCGAGCGCCAGGTCCGAACGGGACGCCGCGAGCAAGGCCGGCAAGCAGGCCCGGAAGCAGCCCTGA